In one window of Acaryochloris thomasi RCC1774 DNA:
- a CDS encoding Uma2 family endonuclease, producing MIQAQPKLQTFADYLAYTDGLDDRHELSNGALITVPPESDEDLYRAMQLYEALKALVGMRQIRLQGLVLAMPGQPKNRYPDLTVLRPEHPEQMKDLGQAAITLEMAPPLLVVEVVSPGSENHRRDYLDKRNQYEWREIPESWIIDPIESQVTVLFLTAEGYQETIFAGDQKVQSPSFNSWKLTASEMLTV from the coding sequence ATGATACAGGCTCAACCTAAGCTCCAAACCTTTGCAGACTACCTTGCCTACACCGACGGTCTGGATGACCGCCACGAGTTAAGCAATGGAGCATTAATTACAGTGCCGCCTGAATCTGACGAAGATCTTTATCGGGCGATGCAGCTATACGAAGCATTGAAAGCCTTAGTTGGAATGCGTCAAATCCGACTGCAGGGACTAGTCTTGGCAATGCCAGGACAGCCGAAGAATCGCTACCCTGACCTGACAGTATTACGGCCCGAGCATCCCGAACAGATGAAAGATCTCGGACAAGCAGCTATCACGCTGGAGATGGCTCCGCCTCTTTTAGTTGTTGAAGTCGTGAGTCCTGGGTCTGAGAATCATCGGCGCGACTACCTCGATAAGCGCAATCAGTACGAATGGCGAGAGATTCCTGAGTCTTGGATCATTGATCCGATAGAAAGCCAGGTGACAGTGCTTTTTCTAACAGCAGAGGGCTATCAAGAAACAATCTTTGCTGGAGATCAGAAAGTACAGTCTCCAAGTTTTAACAGTTGGAAGCTGACAGCGTCGGAAATGCTGACGGTGTGA
- a CDS encoding NUDIX domain-containing protein — MVQQLLHFWQTVLGVIFRHPVIGVSIIPILDDGRIILVKRRDNQQWSFPGGFVDWGETLAETVHRELEEETGLRVKQMGRLVGVYSAPDRDSRLHSICVAIEAQVEGDYRVQEAEILEIQAFLPDDVAQEKLSHDHDRQFQDYRQGKTALA; from the coding sequence ATGGTGCAACAACTCTTGCATTTTTGGCAGACCGTACTCGGGGTGATTTTCCGGCATCCGGTTATTGGCGTTAGTATCATTCCCATTCTTGATGATGGCCGCATTATTCTCGTCAAGCGCCGCGATAATCAGCAATGGAGCTTCCCCGGTGGCTTTGTCGATTGGGGCGAAACCCTCGCTGAGACAGTGCATCGAGAGCTAGAAGAAGAGACGGGGCTGCGCGTAAAGCAAATGGGCCGCCTTGTGGGTGTCTATTCAGCTCCTGACCGTGATTCTCGCCTCCACTCTATCTGTGTCGCCATTGAGGCCCAAGTCGAAGGTGACTATCGCGTTCAGGAAGCTGAAATTCTAGAAATTCAAGCCTTTCTTCCTGATGATGTCGCCCAGGAGAAGCTGAGTCACGATCACGATCGCCAGTTTCAGGATTACCGGCAAGGTAAAACGGCGCTGGCTTGA
- a CDS encoding DUF2085 domain-containing protein, whose product MQNTSLPIAKQRPWRSVTADVILAALVSGPLAAPFLAAAPLPILPQIADIIYFMGNHVCPQPEMGLALWPPNLMAVCMRCFGTLMGLMATRYWVEKDQGKGRYWLHQYGLLGLLLTLLLCLVYPFELRAQALGWWDYSNPIVTVFGAVSGLGLGAYIMPLLHGSSVQKLG is encoded by the coding sequence ATGCAGAACACGAGCCTACCCATTGCCAAACAACGCCCCTGGCGCAGCGTTACGGCTGATGTTATTCTTGCAGCCTTAGTCAGCGGCCCTCTAGCAGCCCCGTTTTTAGCCGCTGCTCCATTACCAATCCTGCCGCAGATTGCCGACATTATCTACTTCATGGGCAATCATGTTTGTCCGCAGCCTGAGATGGGCTTGGCGCTGTGGCCCCCCAATTTGATGGCGGTCTGTATGCGCTGCTTTGGCACACTCATGGGGCTTATGGCAACGAGATATTGGGTTGAGAAAGATCAGGGAAAAGGTCGATACTGGCTGCATCAGTATGGCTTGCTGGGCTTGCTGTTAACCCTCTTACTCTGCTTGGTTTATCCCTTTGAACTGCGCGCCCAGGCTTTGGGTTGGTGGGACTACAGCAATCCCATTGTGACTGTATTTGGAGCAGTCTCTGGGCTAGGGTTAGGCGCTTACATTATGCCTTTGTTACATGGAAGTTCTGTTCAGAAACTAGGGTAA
- the cobO gene encoding cob(I)yrinic acid a,c-diamide adenosyltransferase, whose product MTDSTATESRTEGLTAEQHQQKMRRRKEVQDQRVAERSKEKGLVIVHTGNGKGKTTAALGIVLRSLGHGYKVAIVQFIKGAWEPAEKAVLEQWPDQLMFHAMGEGFTWETQDRDRDTQKAQKAWQTALSYIQDPDYQLVLLDEVNIALKHGYLETDAVIQGLTSKPEMSHVILTGRGAPEALIEQADLVTEMTMVKHPFREQGVKAQAGIEF is encoded by the coding sequence ATGACTGACTCCACCGCCACCGAATCCCGGACCGAGGGATTGACGGCAGAACAGCATCAGCAAAAGATGCGGCGGCGTAAGGAAGTGCAGGATCAGCGGGTGGCTGAACGCTCTAAAGAAAAGGGGCTGGTGATTGTCCATACGGGCAACGGTAAGGGGAAAACCACAGCGGCGTTGGGGATAGTATTGCGATCTCTCGGTCACGGCTACAAGGTTGCGATCGTTCAATTTATTAAGGGGGCCTGGGAACCTGCGGAGAAGGCTGTTCTGGAGCAGTGGCCGGACCAGTTGATGTTTCATGCGATGGGCGAAGGGTTTACTTGGGAAACTCAGGATCGCGATCGCGACACTCAAAAGGCCCAGAAAGCATGGCAAACCGCCCTCAGCTATATCCAGGATCCTGACTATCAGCTTGTTTTGCTCGATGAAGTGAATATAGCGCTCAAACATGGATACCTAGAAACTGATGCTGTTATACAAGGACTGACCAGCAAGCCTGAAATGTCCCACGTCATTTTGACCGGCAGGGGCGCGCCAGAGGCTTTAATTGAGCAAGCCGATCTCGTGACTGAAATGACAATGGTGAAACATCCCTTTCGCGAACAGGGCGTCAAAGCCCAAGCTGGGATTGAATTTTGA
- a CDS encoding phosphodiester glycosidase family protein, translating to MKHGPKVLLKGLMWIGLLMPLVVYGAATLKRPARTRITNQPLFEGILYSRRIQTQPRPLMIHILELDLTAPGLRPFVTPSFKEANLSVDPNPGKETLAQRTSTFLQEHQLQLAVNANFFFPFREETLWNYEPRQGTPVMLGGLAISNGQVVSPPQLGQTALCFLSQRAEIASSGDCPEGTEQAVAGNTRLLNEGEPTKGFGAVVRRNNTDPPYPVNIAALDASGSRLWLILSDGKQPLYSEGIMLTEVVDLVQSLGADTAMRLDGGGSTTVAIATDTGPQTLNAVIHGKVPGQERPVANHLGFFAAPLQP from the coding sequence ATGAAACATGGGCCAAAGGTGCTTCTCAAAGGACTGATGTGGATTGGGTTACTGATGCCGCTGGTAGTTTACGGCGCTGCCACCCTAAAGCGTCCGGCTCGAACCCGCATTACAAATCAACCGCTTTTTGAAGGGATTCTCTACAGCCGCCGCATCCAGACACAGCCTCGCCCCTTGATGATTCATATTCTTGAACTTGATCTCACGGCTCCGGGACTCCGTCCCTTTGTTACCCCTAGCTTTAAAGAGGCAAATCTCAGCGTTGATCCTAATCCAGGCAAAGAAACCCTGGCCCAACGCACCTCTACTTTTTTGCAGGAACATCAGCTTCAGCTGGCCGTTAACGCTAATTTCTTCTTCCCGTTTCGGGAAGAGACGCTGTGGAACTATGAACCCAGGCAGGGTACACCTGTCATGCTGGGTGGTCTAGCAATTTCTAATGGACAGGTTGTTTCTCCGCCTCAACTCGGTCAAACAGCCCTCTGCTTCTTATCACAGCGGGCTGAAATTGCGAGTAGCGGCGATTGCCCTGAAGGCACGGAGCAGGCGGTTGCAGGTAATACCCGACTTCTGAATGAGGGGGAACCCACCAAAGGCTTTGGGGCCGTGGTCCGCAGGAATAACACTGACCCGCCTTACCCCGTCAACATTGCGGCCCTCGATGCTAGCGGCAGTCGCCTATGGTTGATTCTGAGCGATGGTAAGCAGCCTCTCTATAGCGAAGGAATAATGCTCACAGAGGTTGTGGACTTGGTTCAGTCGTTAGGGGCCGATACTGCGATGCGGCTCGATGGTGGGGGGTCAACTACTGTTGCGATCGCAACCGACACCGGCCCTCAAACCCTAAATGCAGTGATTCATGGCAAAGTGCCGGGGCAAGAACGTCCTGTCGCTAATCACCTTGGTTTTTTTGCTGCACCGCTACAACCTTGA
- the bcp gene encoding thioredoxin-dependent thiol peroxidase: protein MVLDVGDSAPDFTLPNQDEAPISLASFQGQWVVLYFYPRDNTPGCTKEACGFRDCNSDYQARNVQILGISPDTAKSHQKFIEKQTLPFTLLSDPDSEVARAYESYGLKKFMGKEYDGVYRQTFIIDPQGQLAKIYRKVKPAEHAEQVLQDLETLQSNFQ from the coding sequence ATGGTCTTAGACGTAGGCGATTCAGCGCCAGATTTTACACTTCCGAATCAAGACGAGGCACCCATCTCGTTAGCTAGTTTTCAAGGTCAGTGGGTCGTTCTCTATTTCTATCCTCGGGATAATACGCCGGGATGTACGAAAGAGGCTTGCGGATTTCGAGATTGCAACTCTGACTATCAAGCCCGCAACGTCCAGATTCTGGGCATTAGTCCCGACACCGCTAAATCCCACCAAAAGTTTATCGAGAAGCAAACCCTACCCTTTACCCTTTTGAGCGATCCTGACTCAGAGGTCGCCCGTGCCTATGAAAGCTACGGTCTGAAGAAGTTTATGGGCAAAGAATATGACGGTGTCTATCGCCAGACCTTTATCATTGATCCCCAAGGACAGTTGGCAAAAATTTACCGCAAAGTGAAGCCAGCGGAACATGCTGAACAGGTTCTTCAGGATTTAGAAACCCTTCAAAGTAACTTCCAATAG
- a CDS encoding GNAT family N-acetyltransferase: MRAPAFDQPGFQLRLGRLADQALLLTFMQKTYREAYPQCQIEHLAETVSQYWSKDSPVWFVASVEAPAIACLWLGRAIDQVTGEHYTHVLLLYVMPAYRRQGIGTALMRQAEAWAKERRDRKLGLQVFETSQPAQALYTHLGYTTHARTLIKPLQS; the protein is encoded by the coding sequence GTGAGAGCACCCGCCTTCGACCAGCCGGGGTTTCAGTTGCGCTTGGGGCGATTAGCTGATCAGGCACTGCTGCTGACGTTTATGCAAAAAACCTATCGAGAGGCTTATCCTCAATGCCAGATTGAACATCTGGCTGAAACTGTTAGTCAGTACTGGTCTAAAGATTCCCCTGTCTGGTTTGTGGCGTCAGTCGAGGCCCCAGCCATTGCCTGCCTCTGGCTGGGACGGGCCATCGATCAGGTTACAGGGGAGCATTACACCCATGTTCTGTTGCTGTATGTGATGCCAGCCTATCGTCGTCAGGGGATTGGAACTGCATTAATGCGACAGGCAGAAGCTTGGGCTAAGGAGAGACGCGATCGCAAACTAGGTCTGCAGGTTTTTGAAACCAGTCAACCGGCTCAGGCGCTCTATACGCATCTTGGCTACACCACCCATGCCCGCACCTTGATCAAGCCCCTGCAAAGCTAA
- a CDS encoding ABC transporter substrate-binding protein: MPTARDLVQTMINVGRLLLRPWTGMQRFVVLLCVSLLLVVSCGPKPSADGPSAVNNGDFITIGTTSKLRTLDPADAYDIFSGILLNNMGERLYTYELGSTKLVPQLATALPEVSEDGLTYIIPLREGVQFHDGTPFNAKAMAFSLRRFIENGGQPSFLLADAIESVKPTAEYELTIELKQPFSALPALLSFFGACAVSPKAYDVGPGKFAPDTFVGTGPYKLARYGPDLLQLQAFDQYWGEKPANPGVSIQLLTDAPNLFNAFQTGAVDVAYQNLEPEQVQNLRQDADKSGWKVIEAQGTGVTYLVLNLKQEPLDNVAVRRAIAAIVDRPLINKRVYQGQAEPIYSLLPTAFESYSPVFKESYGDGNAEVAQKYLDEAGYSTENPLRLELWYPSNSVPRSLIASLLKAFAKDKLDGAVELEINSVDSATAFQNVSKGIYPSLLVTWFPDFFDPDTYIQPFLSCLKGSQEEGCEEGASQSQGSFYYSDDANALVKQQRRTLDPEKRQAIFGELQEILADDVPYIPLVQSKEYAFAQQNIEGVQISPTQQFPFWTLQRDTAQAQEN, translated from the coding sequence TTGCCAACCGCTAGAGATCTCGTGCAGACCATGATCAATGTAGGGCGCTTACTTTTAAGGCCGTGGACCGGGATGCAGCGGTTCGTTGTACTGCTCTGTGTGTCGCTTTTACTGGTGGTAAGCTGTGGTCCTAAACCCTCTGCCGATGGGCCATCAGCGGTTAATAACGGTGACTTTATTACCATCGGCACGACCTCGAAATTACGAACGCTAGATCCGGCTGATGCCTACGATATCTTCTCCGGTATTTTGCTTAACAACATGGGGGAACGGCTGTATACCTACGAGCTAGGGTCAACAAAGCTGGTACCTCAGTTAGCGACCGCTTTACCCGAAGTGAGTGAAGACGGCTTGACCTACATAATTCCCCTGCGAGAAGGCGTACAGTTCCATGACGGGACGCCCTTCAACGCGAAGGCAATGGCTTTTTCTCTGCGACGCTTCATTGAGAATGGCGGCCAGCCGTCGTTCTTATTGGCAGATGCCATTGAGTCGGTGAAGCCCACGGCAGAATATGAACTGACCATTGAGCTAAAGCAGCCCTTCTCAGCCCTGCCGGCCCTCCTAAGCTTCTTCGGAGCCTGCGCCGTTTCGCCGAAGGCCTACGATGTCGGCCCTGGTAAATTTGCCCCCGATACCTTTGTGGGGACGGGACCATACAAGCTTGCCCGGTACGGCCCCGATCTGCTGCAGCTCCAAGCCTTTGATCAGTACTGGGGCGAAAAACCGGCCAACCCCGGCGTCAGTATTCAACTGCTCACCGATGCGCCCAATCTATTCAATGCTTTTCAGACCGGGGCGGTGGATGTCGCCTATCAAAACCTAGAGCCAGAACAGGTGCAGAATCTGCGGCAAGATGCAGATAAGTCGGGCTGGAAGGTGATTGAAGCCCAGGGCACAGGCGTCACGTATTTGGTCCTGAATCTCAAGCAGGAACCACTCGATAATGTGGCGGTACGGCGCGCCATTGCAGCCATTGTGGACCGACCGCTGATTAACAAGCGGGTCTATCAGGGGCAGGCAGAACCGATTTATAGCCTCTTGCCTACGGCTTTTGAGAGCTACTCACCCGTCTTCAAAGAATCCTATGGTGATGGCAATGCCGAAGTGGCGCAGAAGTATCTCGATGAAGCCGGATACTCCACTGAAAATCCGCTGAGGCTGGAGCTGTGGTATCCGTCGAACTCTGTGCCCCGAAGTCTGATTGCCAGTCTGCTGAAGGCGTTTGCAAAAGATAAGCTTGATGGCGCTGTGGAGTTAGAAATTAATAGCGTCGATTCTGCTACCGCGTTCCAAAACGTGAGTAAAGGAATTTATCCGTCGCTGCTGGTGACCTGGTTCCCTGACTTTTTTGATCCTGACACCTATATTCAGCCCTTTTTATCCTGCTTGAAGGGATCGCAGGAAGAGGGGTGTGAAGAAGGCGCAAGTCAGTCTCAGGGGTCGTTTTACTACAGTGATGATGCTAATGCCTTGGTGAAACAGCAGCGGCGCACCCTCGATCCTGAGAAGCGACAGGCGATTTTCGGTGAGCTGCAGGAAATCTTAGCGGATGATGTTCCCTATATTCCGCTGGTGCAGAGTAAAGAATATGCCTTTGCCCAGCAAAATATTGAGGGTGTGCAAATCAGCCCCACACAGCAGTTCCCGTTCTGGACCCTTCAGCGAGATACCGCTCAGGCTCAGGAAAATTAG
- a CDS encoding glycogen/starch/alpha-glucan phosphorylase, producing MSPSTLKRAFLNNLFYVQGKFKALATPNDYYMALAYAIRDRLLQRWINTAAIYTAQGSRTVAYFSAEFLMGPHLGNNLINLDIYKDVEKGIAEMGLNLGELLEQEEEPGLGNGGLGRLAACYLDSLATLEIPSLGYGIRYEFGIFDQEIEDGWQVEITDKWLRFGNPWEIARPEWAVEVKLGGHTDHYVDDHGRYRIRWVPDQQVTGIPYDTPILGCQTNTANTLRLWTAEAPESFNFNAFNSGDYLGAVYEKVVSENISKVLYPNDDSSQGKKLRLTQQYFFVSCSLQDMIRILVGQELPLEKFHEKFAVQLNDTHPAIAVAELMRLLIDMHHMSWDSAWSITQRTFAYTNHTLLPEALERWPVELFGSLLPRHLEIIYELNDRFLDEVRIKFPEDDSRLSRMSLIDESGERYVRMAHLACVGSHAINGVAALHTELLKQDVLYDFYQMYPGKFQNKTNGVTPRRFMVLSNPALTELVTSKIGDTWIKNLGELQKLEAWADNPEFQQQWRQIKQANKQELAAYIQKHNGIIVDPNSIFDILAKRFHEYKRQYLDLLHIVTLYNRIKANPDIEITPRTFIFGGKAAPGYFMAKLIIKLINSVADVINRDPDVRGRLKVVFLKNYNVKLAQRIYPAADLSEQISTAGKEASGTGNMKFALNGALTIGTLDGANVEIREEVGAENFFLFGLTAEQVYAKRASGYNPMEYYNSNAELRLALDRIASGFFSHGDTELFKPLVDSLLHHDQYFLLADYQSYIDCQEQVGLAYRDQDRWTHMSILNAARMGKFSSDRSIQDYCREIWKVEPVTITLENSEVTDSSFTATVI from the coding sequence ATGAGTCCCTCAACTCTAAAGCGGGCCTTTCTCAACAACCTTTTCTATGTTCAGGGCAAGTTCAAGGCACTGGCAACCCCCAATGACTACTACATGGCCCTTGCCTACGCCATTCGTGATCGCCTCCTGCAGCGCTGGATTAATACCGCTGCCATCTATACTGCTCAAGGATCTCGCACCGTCGCCTATTTCTCTGCCGAATTCCTGATGGGCCCACACCTCGGCAACAACCTGATCAATCTTGATATCTATAAAGATGTCGAAAAAGGGATTGCGGAGATGGGTCTCAATCTCGGCGAACTACTAGAACAGGAAGAAGAGCCTGGTCTCGGCAACGGCGGTTTAGGACGACTGGCGGCCTGTTATCTAGATTCCCTCGCCACCCTAGAAATCCCGTCGCTGGGATACGGCATCCGCTATGAGTTTGGCATCTTTGACCAAGAGATTGAAGATGGCTGGCAAGTTGAGATCACCGATAAATGGCTGCGCTTCGGTAATCCGTGGGAAATTGCGCGTCCTGAGTGGGCCGTGGAAGTGAAGCTAGGCGGCCATACCGATCACTACGTTGACGATCATGGCCGGTATCGGATTCGCTGGGTTCCCGATCAGCAGGTCACCGGAATTCCCTACGACACGCCGATTCTCGGCTGCCAGACCAATACTGCTAATACCCTGCGTCTGTGGACTGCAGAAGCACCCGAATCGTTTAACTTCAATGCGTTCAACTCTGGAGACTATCTCGGGGCCGTCTACGAGAAGGTGGTCTCTGAGAACATCTCTAAGGTGTTATATCCCAACGATGACTCGTCCCAGGGTAAGAAGCTGCGGCTAACCCAGCAATACTTCTTTGTCTCCTGTTCACTGCAGGATATGATCCGCATTCTGGTCGGCCAAGAACTGCCCCTTGAGAAATTCCACGAGAAGTTTGCGGTGCAGCTCAATGATACGCACCCGGCAATCGCAGTTGCCGAACTGATGCGGCTTCTGATTGATATGCACCACATGAGCTGGGATAGTGCTTGGTCGATCACGCAGCGGACCTTTGCTTACACCAATCATACGCTTCTACCCGAAGCCTTAGAGCGCTGGCCGGTGGAGTTATTCGGCAGTCTCTTACCTCGCCATCTAGAAATTATCTATGAACTCAACGACCGCTTTTTAGACGAAGTGCGGATCAAGTTCCCAGAAGATGACAGTCGCCTCTCACGCATGTCGTTGATTGACGAATCTGGCGAACGATATGTACGGATGGCGCACCTCGCCTGCGTCGGAAGTCATGCCATTAACGGCGTGGCGGCCCTCCACACAGAACTGCTGAAGCAGGATGTTCTATACGACTTTTATCAGATGTATCCGGGCAAGTTTCAGAACAAAACCAATGGCGTCACGCCGCGACGGTTTATGGTGCTGAGCAACCCCGCCTTAACGGAGCTGGTGACCAGCAAGATTGGCGACACCTGGATCAAAAATCTAGGGGAGCTACAGAAGCTAGAAGCCTGGGCCGATAATCCAGAATTTCAGCAACAGTGGCGGCAAATTAAGCAGGCCAACAAGCAGGAATTGGCAGCTTACATTCAGAAGCACAATGGAATTATCGTAGACCCCAATTCAATCTTCGATATTTTGGCGAAGCGCTTCCACGAATATAAGCGTCAGTACCTTGATTTGCTCCATATTGTGACGCTCTACAACCGCATCAAAGCCAACCCAGATATTGAGATTACCCCTCGCACCTTTATCTTTGGTGGTAAGGCTGCTCCGGGTTACTTTATGGCGAAGCTGATCATTAAGCTGATCAACTCAGTTGCAGATGTGATCAATCGAGATCCTGATGTGCGCGGTCGGCTGAAAGTAGTGTTCTTGAAGAACTATAACGTCAAGCTAGCGCAGCGGATTTATCCTGCAGCTGATCTATCGGAGCAAATCTCTACAGCAGGCAAAGAAGCCTCTGGAACCGGCAACATGAAGTTTGCTCTCAACGGCGCGCTGACCATCGGTACGTTGGACGGAGCTAACGTCGAAATTCGTGAGGAAGTGGGGGCCGAGAACTTTTTCTTGTTTGGCCTCACAGCGGAGCAGGTTTATGCCAAGCGGGCTAGCGGCTACAACCCGATGGAGTACTACAACAGCAATGCAGAACTGAGGCTGGCCCTCGATCGGATTGCTTCTGGGTTCTTCTCCCACGGTGATACAGAGTTATTCAAGCCGTTAGTTGATAGCTTGCTGCACCATGATCAGTATTTTCTGCTGGCCGACTACCAGTCCTATATTGACTGTCAGGAGCAGGTGGGCTTAGCCTATCGTGACCAGGACCGCTGGACGCATATGTCGATTCTGAATGCAGCCCGGATGGGTAAATTCTCTTCCGATCGCTCTATTCAAGATTACTGTCGAGAAATCTGGAAGGTTGAGCCGGTCACAATTACATTAGAGAATTCTGAGGTGACGGACTCTAGCTTCACCGCAACGGTGATTTAA
- a CDS encoding low temperature requirement protein A, with product MTRTFWQPPHLRRDEDHEGRGATWLELFYDLVFVAAIAQLASYFSANLDWSGFATYIAFFVPIWVCWLGATFYATRFDTDDLSDRLASLFEMAIVAAMAVQVNAGLTDASVEFAICYILFRILLILQNLHAGYHVPEVRGLTTIYALGFGTGAVFWLISLLVPLPWRVGFWAIGILIDLTTPFMASQWVTQFPPSVTHLPERFGLFTIIVLGESIIGVVQGLSEHDWGVLSIVAAFLSLSIAFSLWWLYFDSVDGSPLQRIKDGNVVIAMGWVYAHLPLAICLTTMGIGVERMVSNGVQVVPSTADRWLFCGSVALCLCLLGAIHRVTWTLGSPHVRRIVGTYRLGSAAFVGVLAIASTPLNSLTLIVLVAIACAVQVGLDLRRNLVL from the coding sequence AATTAGCAAGCTATTTCAGCGCGAATCTTGACTGGAGTGGATTTGCCACCTACATTGCCTTCTTCGTTCCCATTTGGGTGTGCTGGCTGGGGGCAACTTTTTATGCGACTCGTTTCGATACCGATGATTTGTCCGACCGGTTAGCCTCCCTATTTGAAATGGCAATCGTGGCCGCAATGGCGGTGCAGGTCAATGCGGGCTTAACCGATGCCTCGGTAGAATTTGCAATCTGCTATATCCTGTTTCGTATTTTGCTGATTTTACAGAATTTACATGCGGGCTATCATGTCCCAGAGGTCCGGGGACTCACCACAATTTATGCGCTTGGCTTTGGGACGGGTGCTGTATTTTGGCTGATTTCGCTCCTGGTACCGCTACCGTGGCGCGTGGGATTCTGGGCCATCGGCATCTTGATCGATCTAACGACCCCATTTATGGCGAGCCAGTGGGTGACGCAGTTCCCGCCCAGCGTCACCCATCTACCGGAGCGATTCGGACTGTTTACGATCATTGTGCTGGGGGAATCAATCATCGGGGTCGTTCAGGGCTTGTCGGAACATGATTGGGGGGTGCTATCGATTGTGGCAGCATTTTTAAGCCTCAGCATTGCCTTTAGTCTCTGGTGGCTCTACTTCGACTCGGTGGATGGCTCACCTTTGCAACGCATCAAAGACGGGAATGTTGTGATCGCAATGGGCTGGGTCTATGCCCATCTACCCTTGGCAATTTGCCTAACGACGATGGGCATAGGGGTTGAGCGGATGGTCTCCAACGGCGTCCAGGTTGTACCCTCCACTGCCGATCGCTGGTTGTTCTGTGGTTCTGTGGCTTTGTGCTTATGCCTGCTGGGTGCGATCCACCGCGTCACTTGGACGCTAGGTAGCCCGCATGTGCGCCGGATTGTTGGCACCTATCGATTGGGATCGGCGGCGTTTGTCGGGGTACTTGCGATCGCATCAACCCCGCTCAACTCTCTGACCTTGATTGTTTTAGTTGCGATCGCCTGCGCGGTCCAGGTGGGCTTAGACTTACGCCGGAACCTCGTCTTGTAG